In one Nostoc sp. KVJ3 genomic region, the following are encoded:
- the ilvB gene encoding biosynthetic-type acetolactate synthase large subunit — MRSQSVSAGESLSQISLPQTENHKQSRPYNPPVLPKRASGGFALLDSLHRHGVDYIFGYPGGAILPIYDDLYKVEATGAMKHILVRHEQGAAHAADGYARATGKVGVCFGTSGPGATNLVTGIATAYMDSIPMIVVTGQVARPSIGTDAFQETDIYGITLPIVKHSYVVRDPKDMARIVAEAFHIASTGRPGPVLIDVPKDVALEEFDYVPVKPGSVKLRGYRPTVKGNPRQINAAIQLITESRRPLLYVGGGAIAAGAHEEIKQLAELFDIPVTTTLMGIGAFDEHHPLALGMLGMHGTAYANFAVSDCDLLICVGARFDDRVTGKLDEFASRAKVIHIDIDPAEVGKNRVPEVPIVGDVRNVLVDLLRRCKETGVKATPNQNQEWLNLVNRWREEYPLIVPHHADSISPQEVIVEVSSQAPHAFYTTDVGQHQMWAAQFLKNGPRRWISSAGLGTMGFGLPAAMGAKVAFPDEEVICISGDASFQMCLQELGTLAQYEINVKTIIINNGWQGMVRQWQQAFYGERYSCSNMEVGMPDVELLAKAYGIKGMIISDRSQLKDAIAEMLAHKGPVILNVHVTRDENCYPMVVPGKSNAQMVGLQKRSASSAAEPVYCSHCNAKNAPTHNFCAECGTKL, encoded by the coding sequence GTGCGTTCACAAAGTGTCTCCGCAGGAGAATCGCTCTCCCAAATTAGTCTCCCACAAACTGAGAATCACAAACAGTCTCGTCCTTATAACCCGCCAGTCCTGCCCAAACGTGCATCTGGCGGTTTTGCCCTCCTTGACAGCCTTCATCGCCACGGCGTTGATTACATTTTTGGTTATCCTGGTGGGGCAATTCTCCCAATTTACGACGACCTGTATAAGGTGGAAGCAACTGGTGCTATGAAGCACATTCTTGTGAGACACGAACAAGGCGCAGCCCACGCCGCCGACGGTTATGCCCGTGCAACGGGGAAAGTAGGAGTATGCTTTGGCACTTCTGGCCCAGGAGCAACTAACTTGGTGACAGGGATCGCTACTGCCTACATGGATTCAATTCCGATGATTGTGGTTACGGGACAGGTAGCACGTCCATCCATTGGTACAGATGCCTTTCAGGAAACCGATATTTACGGCATTACCCTACCCATCGTCAAGCACTCCTATGTAGTGCGTGACCCCAAAGATATGGCGCGAATTGTCGCCGAAGCGTTCCACATCGCTAGCACTGGGCGACCAGGGCCAGTTTTGATTGATGTCCCCAAGGATGTCGCTTTAGAAGAATTTGACTATGTACCTGTAAAACCAGGTTCAGTCAAGTTACGCGGTTATCGTCCCACAGTGAAGGGAAATCCCCGACAAATTAATGCCGCGATTCAGTTGATTACTGAAAGTCGCCGTCCGCTATTGTATGTCGGTGGTGGCGCGATCGCAGCCGGTGCCCACGAAGAAATCAAACAACTAGCTGAATTATTCGATATCCCTGTCACTACAACCTTAATGGGGATCGGTGCATTTGACGAACATCATCCCCTAGCTTTGGGAATGTTGGGGATGCACGGCACAGCTTACGCTAACTTTGCCGTTAGTGATTGTGACTTGTTAATTTGCGTCGGCGCGAGATTTGACGATCGCGTAACTGGTAAATTAGACGAATTCGCCTCCCGCGCGAAAGTAATTCATATAGACATCGATCCCGCAGAAGTTGGCAAAAACCGCGTTCCCGAAGTCCCCATCGTCGGCGATGTACGGAACGTCTTAGTAGACTTATTGCGTCGCTGCAAAGAAACAGGCGTTAAGGCTACACCCAATCAAAACCAAGAGTGGTTAAATTTAGTTAACCGTTGGCGCGAAGAATATCCTCTCATCGTGCCGCACCATGCCGACAGCATTTCGCCCCAAGAAGTAATTGTAGAAGTTAGTAGCCAAGCACCCCACGCTTTCTACACTACAGATGTAGGACAACATCAAATGTGGGCAGCCCAATTCCTCAAGAACGGCCCAAGACGCTGGATTTCTAGCGCAGGTTTGGGAACGATGGGTTTTGGATTACCTGCCGCAATGGGCGCGAAAGTGGCGTTTCCTGATGAAGAAGTCATTTGTATTAGCGGTGATGCTAGTTTCCAAATGTGTTTGCAGGAATTGGGAACACTTGCACAATATGAAATAAATGTCAAGACAATAATTATCAATAACGGCTGGCAAGGGATGGTGCGCCAGTGGCAACAAGCCTTCTACGGTGAGCGTTATTCATGCTCAAACATGGAAGTAGGGATGCCAGACGTAGAGTTATTGGCAAAAGCTTATGGCATTAAAGGCATGATAATCAGCGATCGCAGTCAATTAAAAGATGCGATCGCCGAAATGCTGGCACACAAAGGGCCAGTTATCTTAAATGTCCACGTCACCAGAGACGAAAACTGCTATCCAATGGTAGTCCCTGGCAAGAGCAACGCTCAAATGGTTGGCTTGCAGAAGCGATCGGCTTCATCAGCAGCAGAGCCAGTGTATTGTAGCCACTGCAATGCAAAAAATGCTCCCACCCACAACTTCTGTGCTGAGTGCGGGACGAAGTTGTAG
- the dacB gene encoding D-alanyl-D-alanine carboxypeptidase/D-alanyl-D-alanine-endopeptidase yields the protein MNRKISLGLMLLFLGTQISVTQSAAKAQTPVAPTTTTKSICPTELGTAIDAVINRPLFSRVRWGVLVQPLSTGSTLYSRDAQKYFIPASNLKLLTTAAALQQLGANFRIRTSIYQNGNGVLRVVGRGDPSLTDAQLQTLAQQLKQKGITQIPRLIADDSYIQGDIVNPTWQWEDVQSEYGAPVSSFILNQNIFSLKLVPQAVGKSLQVMWIDPGEAKQWRTINQSVTVAQNQPTYVNVTRELSGTALRIQGQLTASSEPSLIDLPVIDPNYYFLRHFRAALVTEKIPLGQTLVVTGGVHQEEIAFVESPPLSELLMETLQNSNNLYAEALLRALAGEKPRLKTQTSPDVGLEVVKASLTKLGVDPANYILVDGSGLSRRNLVTPEAFGQILRGMARTPTGYVYRASLPVAGKSGTLKGRFQNTSAEGIVQAKTGTLTGVVSLSGYVNSPKYEPLVFSIIVNQSDQPATVVRQAIDEIVVLLTQLHSC from the coding sequence ATGAATAGAAAAATTTCTCTTGGCTTGATGCTGCTGTTTCTGGGTACTCAAATTAGTGTTACCCAATCAGCAGCTAAAGCACAAACCCCAGTTGCACCAACAACTACCACAAAATCAATTTGCCCTACCGAATTGGGAACAGCTATAGATGCTGTAATCAATCGTCCTTTATTTAGTCGGGTACGCTGGGGAGTTTTGGTACAACCCCTGTCAACGGGATCAACTCTTTATAGTCGGGATGCTCAGAAATATTTTATTCCTGCGTCTAACCTCAAGTTACTGACAACAGCAGCTGCATTGCAGCAATTGGGTGCTAATTTTCGGATTCGCACCTCTATTTATCAAAATGGTAATGGCGTTTTACGTGTTGTTGGTAGGGGAGATCCCAGCTTAACTGATGCTCAATTGCAAACATTAGCACAGCAACTAAAACAGAAAGGTATAACTCAAATTCCAAGGTTGATAGCTGATGATAGTTATATTCAAGGGGATATTGTTAACCCTACCTGGCAATGGGAAGATGTGCAGTCAGAATATGGCGCACCAGTCAGCAGCTTTATTCTCAATCAAAATATTTTTAGCTTAAAACTTGTACCGCAAGCTGTAGGTAAATCCTTACAAGTGATGTGGATTGATCCTGGCGAGGCGAAACAGTGGCGGACAATTAATCAGTCAGTAACAGTTGCCCAAAATCAACCAACCTACGTCAATGTTACCCGCGAATTATCGGGAACAGCATTACGAATTCAAGGACAACTAACAGCAAGTTCTGAACCCTCTTTAATAGATTTACCTGTAATTGACCCTAATTATTACTTTTTGCGGCACTTTCGGGCTGCTTTGGTAACAGAAAAAATTCCTTTGGGACAAACATTAGTAGTAACTGGTGGTGTTCATCAAGAGGAAATTGCTTTTGTCGAGTCGCCACCTTTATCTGAATTATTAATGGAAACTCTCCAGAATAGTAATAATCTTTATGCTGAGGCACTATTGAGAGCATTAGCTGGAGAAAAACCTAGATTAAAAACTCAGACTAGCCCTGATGTAGGTTTAGAAGTTGTCAAAGCAAGTTTAACTAAATTGGGAGTTGATCCAGCAAATTATATTTTAGTGGATGGTTCAGGTTTATCACGTCGTAATTTAGTGACACCAGAAGCTTTTGGACAAATTTTGCGAGGAATGGCAAGAACACCAACAGGATATGTGTATCGCGCATCTTTACCTGTGGCTGGTAAAAGCGGAACCTTAAAAGGCCGTTTTCAAAACACATCTGCTGAGGGGATTGTCCAAGCAAAGACAGGTACGTTAACGGGTGTAGTTTCTCTATCTGGATATGTGAATTCGCCTAAATATGAGCCTTTGGTTTTTAGTATTATTGTGAATCAATCGGATCAACCTGCAACAGTTGTTCGGCAAGCAATTGATGAAATTGTTGTGTTATTAACCCAGTTGCACAGTTGTTAA
- a CDS encoding tellurite resistance TerB family protein — translation MSKRRLPKGRSVSSVALEPEIAIAIIGLFSAAADGEGISSTEEYALSEFLSRVGLFEDYSDEDFEELTEKVVNLIEEEEPEDLIAQSIESLPNKGYREAAYIAAILVVGIDEEVPESEQDYISELQEALKISDERAQELIDGVFGEEEDDEEEEEEEE, via the coding sequence ATGTCTAAACGCAGATTGCCCAAAGGCCGTAGTGTTAGTTCAGTTGCTCTAGAACCAGAAATTGCGATCGCAATTATTGGACTGTTTTCCGCAGCTGCTGATGGTGAAGGCATTTCTTCAACAGAAGAATATGCTTTAAGTGAATTTCTCAGTCGGGTTGGCTTATTTGAAGACTATTCTGACGAAGACTTTGAAGAATTGACCGAAAAAGTCGTTAACTTGATTGAAGAAGAAGAACCAGAAGATTTAATCGCCCAGTCCATCGAATCCTTACCCAATAAAGGTTATCGGGAAGCTGCATACATCGCAGCTATCTTAGTAGTAGGGATTGACGAAGAAGTACCCGAAAGCGAACAAGATTATATCTCTGAGCTTCAAGAAGCTTTGAAGATATCAGACGAGCGCGCGCAAGAACTTATAGACGGAGTGTTCGGCGAAGAGGAAGATGATGAAGAGGAAGAAGAAGAGGAAGAATAA
- a CDS encoding inorganic phosphate transporter: protein MLITLVAVALLAFYVAWNLGANDVANAMGTSVGSKAVTLKQALIIAGVLEFTGAVLFGHEVTETLATKIANPALFAATPQIFVIGMVTVLISCGVWLQIATSRGLPVSSSHAVVGAIAGFSWVALGVGAIDWPSIGLISIGWVLTPLISGAIAALFYSLIKHWILDQPNQLVQLQEWIPWLSTALLGVFGVIVLPSLTEPLTNFVIEQVGFTIPAYDIPLLTGAVAAVGLTIISWRQLGDLGKTEESIQSPIPNPVERLFGRFQLLSACFVAFAHGSNDVGNAIAPLAAIVYINRTGSVPIDGITIPLWILILGGAGIVGGLAVWGKKVIATIGENIIALQPSSGFCAELATATTILMASRLGLPVSTSHALVGGVVGIGLVQNIKSIKFQTLKGIAAAWLITIPVSAILSAAIFSIARFLFH from the coding sequence ATGCTTATTACCTTAGTTGCAGTAGCCTTATTAGCTTTCTACGTCGCTTGGAATCTCGGAGCAAACGATGTCGCTAATGCGATGGGAACCTCTGTAGGTTCTAAGGCTGTCACCCTCAAACAGGCACTAATAATTGCTGGAGTATTAGAGTTTACGGGTGCTGTGTTGTTTGGACATGAGGTAACGGAAACTCTCGCAACGAAAATTGCCAATCCCGCCTTATTCGCAGCTACACCCCAAATATTCGTTATTGGGATGGTAACGGTACTAATTTCTTGTGGTGTGTGGTTGCAAATTGCTACATCACGCGGTTTACCTGTTTCATCTTCTCATGCGGTAGTTGGTGCGATCGCTGGATTTAGTTGGGTAGCTTTGGGAGTAGGTGCAATTGATTGGCCATCAATTGGCTTAATCAGCATTGGCTGGGTTTTAACGCCATTAATTAGTGGTGCGATCGCCGCTTTATTTTACAGTCTAATCAAGCACTGGATTTTAGATCAACCCAATCAATTAGTCCAGTTACAAGAATGGATTCCCTGGTTGAGTACTGCGCTGCTAGGTGTATTCGGCGTAATTGTATTACCATCGCTGACAGAACCCCTAACCAATTTTGTAATTGAGCAAGTTGGTTTTACGATCCCTGCTTACGATATCCCTCTGTTAACTGGTGCAGTAGCAGCAGTTGGACTCACAATCATTAGTTGGCGACAATTGGGAGATTTGGGGAAAACAGAAGAGTCTATCCAATCCCCCATACCCAATCCAGTTGAGCGCTTATTCGGACGATTCCAACTGCTAAGTGCTTGCTTTGTAGCCTTTGCTCATGGTTCTAACGATGTCGGAAATGCGATCGCTCCTTTAGCTGCGATCGTCTACATCAATCGCACTGGTAGCGTACCTATAGATGGTATTACGATCCCCCTTTGGATTTTAATCCTTGGTGGTGCTGGTATTGTTGGTGGTTTAGCTGTTTGGGGCAAAAAAGTCATCGCCACTATTGGCGAAAACATTATTGCTTTGCAGCCTAGTAGTGGATTTTGTGCCGAACTTGCTACTGCTACCACTATTCTTATGGCCTCCCGACTAGGTTTACCAGTCTCCACTTCCCACGCTCTCGTCGGCGGTGTAGTTGGTATTGGATTAGTGCAAAATATCAAGTCGATTAAGTTCCAAACACTAAAAGGCATTGCCGCCGCATGGCTAATTACAATCCCTGTGAGTGCTATACTTAGCGCTGCCATCTTTAGCATCGCCCGATTTTTATTCCACTAA
- a CDS encoding zinc-dependent dehydrogenase, with amino-acid sequence MKAQVFRGVNQLSYEDIPVPTVEPDEVLVQVRVVGLCQSDIKKIRYPLYEPPRIFGHETAGTIAALGNNVKGWQVGQRVAVMHHIPCMRCAYCLSDNFSMCDVYKNISTTAGFNASGGGFADYVKVPGHIVQNGGLIPIPDNISFEEASFVEPTNCCLKAVKKAQIAPGQTVLVTGAGPIGLMFIMLVKYFGAKAIATDLLPSRIEKALSVGAEAAFDARDADLTAKIHALTGGLGVDVTLLAVPSEKAFFQALDSTRKGGKILFFAEFPDEVEIPINPNILYRREIDLIGSYSSSYRLQNLSSEIVFNQRIDVQALISDRYPLKDLSAAVEQAIAPTPDTYKILIYP; translated from the coding sequence GTGAAAGCACAGGTATTTAGAGGCGTTAATCAATTATCTTACGAAGATATCCCAGTTCCAACCGTGGAACCAGATGAAGTGCTGGTACAGGTGCGGGTTGTGGGGTTGTGTCAGTCAGATATTAAGAAAATTCGTTATCCACTATACGAACCGCCGCGCATTTTTGGACATGAAACTGCCGGCACGATCGCAGCGTTAGGCAATAATGTCAAAGGTTGGCAAGTTGGACAACGGGTAGCGGTGATGCACCACATCCCTTGTATGCGTTGCGCCTACTGCCTAAGTGACAATTTTTCTATGTGCGATGTCTACAAAAACATTTCCACAACCGCAGGTTTTAACGCCAGTGGCGGCGGTTTTGCCGATTATGTCAAAGTACCCGGACATATTGTGCAAAATGGCGGGCTGATTCCGATCCCCGATAATATTAGTTTTGAAGAAGCGAGTTTTGTCGAACCGACTAACTGCTGCTTGAAAGCGGTGAAAAAAGCGCAGATTGCCCCAGGACAAACTGTATTAGTTACTGGTGCTGGGCCAATTGGATTAATGTTTATCATGTTAGTGAAGTATTTTGGAGCAAAAGCGATCGCTACCGATTTACTACCCTCTAGAATTGAAAAAGCTTTGAGTGTCGGTGCAGAAGCGGCTTTTGATGCGCGTGATGCCGATTTAACCGCAAAAATCCATGCCCTTACTGGTGGACTAGGTGTTGATGTCACCCTGCTAGCTGTTCCTAGTGAGAAAGCCTTCTTTCAAGCACTCGATAGTACCCGCAAAGGGGGGAAAATCTTGTTTTTTGCCGAATTCCCTGATGAGGTGGAAATTCCAATTAATCCGAATATCCTCTACCGTCGAGAAATTGACTTGATCGGTAGTTATAGCTCATCTTATCGGCTTCAGAATCTCTCATCTGAGATTGTATTTAATCAGCGAATTGATGTGCAAGCCTTGATTAGCGATCGCTATCCATTAAAAGATTTATCAGCAGCTGTTGAGCAAGCGATCGCACCCACACCGGATACTTATAAAATCTTAATTTATCCGTAA
- a CDS encoding EamA family transporter — translation MGRFEKQPENPRVRGELSRAAENALWAVVEDLENLQQNVLRALQEDVKRLQSEKNRLSDEIQSLVEEKEHLQQVRQITEQQVLIRQLAEVLAKHISSQLQSSLANLANQNIEGKSYEQAALKSAEVSSNVVGEINEKVEHMFDSLDDTVTVTFNSLQQELKNYQSNLSQQLSRMYSQQQQGETILTEFVNRLHGELEKTIEETSRKPTTAGTPTVLQFTEPEKNNSFETSPPTFSEVVRNSSEPISAIPNQFLEERETTLEPPVVRENTANTISVSIKDLLEREITSEPPIVRESAANQISVPSNDLSERETTSESPVVRENAANPISVPIKDLSERETTSEPTAPIVPPSQENAAEPISVLNKDLSESEITLEPPIASVPQPEAIQPQPLRRRNAAEPSSVIRRMSQSKAKSPPSTALEPQPPAKPPESRSPNSSGLSQLQIGFLLIVLSAVVSSLYNIAIKVIFHEGSQIFGVLDVERLLPPTLGNTLLILTLRFMVVVPLMVLLSPMLHPTLWQDLENLAASVRGNPTAANNATKRILLLSVVSGCFLFLSQVLIYIAIAQVTTGMAIALFFIYPMITGLFSWFLFRDRPTTFRFAAIAAICCGELLVLGGSPSTSMGNSSMGSSTAILSGVAFAAYIILTRVCASKLHPVTFTLINFATMLLLSFICLMLPLPSNWNLIIFDQSKMLELVLSAFILGVLTLAGYLLNNVGISKLGASRSAIIGGSIPVLTVILAGLIIQENLDIVQILGVLLVTFGAAAFSLETMRNQVKPSNPTN, via the coding sequence ATGGGGCGATTCGAGAAGCAACCAGAAAACCCGAGAGTCAGAGGCGAGCTATCTAGAGCAGCAGAAAATGCTCTTTGGGCTGTAGTTGAAGACTTAGAAAATCTTCAGCAAAATGTCCTCAGAGCTTTGCAAGAAGATGTAAAACGTCTTCAGTCAGAAAAAAATCGGTTATCTGATGAGATTCAAAGCTTGGTAGAAGAAAAAGAGCATTTACAACAAGTGCGCCAAATCACTGAGCAGCAAGTCTTAATTCGTCAACTGGCAGAAGTTCTGGCAAAACATATATCTTCACAATTGCAATCCTCTCTGGCAAATTTAGCTAACCAAAACATAGAGGGTAAGTCTTACGAACAAGCTGCGCTGAAGTCCGCTGAAGTGAGCAGCAATGTAGTAGGTGAAATTAATGAAAAAGTCGAACACATGTTTGACAGCCTGGATGACACCGTTACTGTGACTTTTAACTCACTGCAACAGGAGCTAAAAAACTATCAAAGTAATCTTTCCCAACAGTTGTCACGGATGTATAGCCAGCAGCAACAAGGGGAAACGATTTTGACGGAGTTTGTTAATCGCTTGCATGGAGAACTAGAAAAAACTATAGAAGAAACTTCACGCAAACCAACAACAGCAGGTACACCTACTGTTTTACAGTTTACTGAACCAGAAAAAAACAATTCTTTTGAGACATCCCCGCCAACCTTTAGCGAAGTAGTAAGAAATTCCTCTGAGCCAATTTCCGCGATCCCGAATCAATTTTTAGAAGAAAGAGAAACCACATTAGAGCCTCCCGTTGTTAGAGAAAACACCGCGAACACAATTTCTGTCTCCATCAAAGACTTGTTGGAAAGAGAAATTACATCAGAGCCTCCCATTGTTAGAGAAAGCGCTGCGAACCAGATTTCTGTCCCTAGCAATGACTTGTCGGAAAGAGAAACAACATCAGAGTCTCCCGTTGTTAGAGAAAATGCCGCGAACCCGATTTCTGTCCCTATCAAAGACTTGTCGGAAAGAGAAACGACATCAGAGCCTACTGCTCCTATAGTTCCGCCATCGCAGGAAAACGCTGCTGAACCCATTTCTGTCCTCAATAAGGATTTGTCAGAAAGCGAAATAACATTAGAGCCTCCGATCGCATCTGTGCCACAGCCGGAAGCGATACAACCTCAACCTTTACGAAGGAGAAACGCTGCTGAACCATCTTCTGTTATCCGCAGGATGTCGCAGAGTAAAGCCAAATCTCCACCTTCGACTGCGCTAGAGCCGCAGCCGCCAGCAAAACCTCCAGAATCGCGATCGCCTAATTCCTCTGGCTTATCGCAACTCCAAATCGGCTTCTTGTTGATTGTCTTATCGGCAGTGGTATCGTCGCTTTACAACATAGCCATCAAGGTAATTTTTCATGAAGGTTCGCAGATTTTTGGAGTATTAGATGTAGAACGCTTGCTACCACCGACTTTGGGCAATACCCTGTTAATTTTGACGCTCCGGTTTATGGTCGTAGTACCACTGATGGTACTCCTCTCGCCTATGTTGCATCCAACACTATGGCAAGACTTAGAAAACTTAGCCGCTTCAGTTCGAGGAAATCCCACAGCTGCTAATAACGCTACCAAGCGGATTTTACTGTTGTCGGTTGTGAGTGGGTGCTTTTTGTTTTTGTCTCAGGTGCTAATATACATTGCGATCGCTCAAGTCACCACCGGAATGGCGATCGCACTGTTCTTTATCTATCCAATGATTACGGGACTATTTTCGTGGTTTCTGTTTCGCGATCGCCCCACCACATTCCGCTTCGCTGCGATCGCCGCTATTTGCTGCGGTGAATTGTTAGTTTTAGGGGGTTCTCCTAGCACCAGCATGGGTAATAGTTCAATGGGAAGCAGCACCGCCATTCTTTCGGGCGTAGCTTTTGCTGCCTACATCATTCTGACACGGGTATGTGCTAGCAAACTGCATCCTGTGACTTTTACCTTAATTAACTTCGCTACCATGCTGTTGTTGAGCTTTATCTGCTTGATGCTACCTTTACCAAGCAATTGGAACTTGATAATTTTTGACCAATCTAAGATGCTAGAACTGGTTTTAAGCGCATTTATCTTAGGTGTGCTGACTCTTGCCGGCTATCTGCTAAACAATGTCGGTATCAGTAAACTAGGTGCTTCGCGATCGGCAATTATTGGTGGTAGCATCCCAGTTTTAACCGTGATTTTAGCTGGGTTAATCATTCAAGAAAATTTAGATATTGTGCAAATTTTGGGAGTGTTGTTAGTAACCTTTGGCGCAGCTGCTTTTAGTCTAGAAACAATGCGAAATCAGGTTAAACCCTCCAACCCTACAAATTAA
- a CDS encoding GNAT family N-acetyltransferase, giving the protein MTIRHATETDLPAIVAIYNAAIPSRMATADLEPISVESRLIWFKARSPSQRPIWVIEVEGVIAGWLSFQSFYGRAAYNTTAEISIYIAPHFHRCGLGRQLLAQAISESPSLGLNTLLCFIFAHNQPSLKLFKTFGFQHWGHLPKVAEIDRVERDLVIMGLRINKAVV; this is encoded by the coding sequence ATGACTATTCGCCATGCGACTGAAACTGACTTACCTGCAATTGTGGCAATTTATAATGCTGCAATTCCTAGCCGCATGGCAACTGCTGATTTAGAGCCAATATCTGTAGAAAGTCGCCTTATTTGGTTCAAGGCGCGATCGCCTTCACAACGCCCAATTTGGGTAATCGAAGTAGAGGGGGTAATTGCTGGATGGCTTAGTTTCCAATCCTTTTATGGGCGGGCTGCCTATAATACGACTGCCGAAATTAGTATTTACATTGCGCCCCACTTTCATCGGTGTGGTTTGGGAAGACAACTATTAGCACAAGCAATTAGTGAAAGTCCCAGTTTGGGTTTAAATACCCTACTATGCTTCATTTTTGCCCACAATCAACCCAGTTTAAAACTTTTTAAAACATTTGGTTTTCAACATTGGGGACATTTACCTAAAGTTGCTGAAATTGATCGTGTTGAACGTGATTTAGTGATTATGGGACTCCGAATTAATAAAGCTGTTGTTTAA
- a CDS encoding PIN domain-containing protein, with amino-acid sequence MAEQLVLLDSCVMFPMYLRDILLRCATAGCYLPYWSQEILDGATRNLVITGKMSVEKAMKLERTITAAFPEAMVEVPDGLAEIMTNHPGDRHVLAAAVTAKADIIVTSNMKHFQAKDLAR; translated from the coding sequence ATGGCTGAACAGCTTGTTCTCTTAGACTCCTGTGTTATGTTCCCCATGTATCTGCGTGACATTCTACTTCGTTGTGCTACGGCTGGTTGTTATTTACCCTATTGGTCGCAGGAAATTCTTGATGGTGCAACTCGCAACCTTGTAATTACAGGCAAGATGTCAGTTGAGAAAGCAATGAAGTTGGAGAGGACAATTACAGCAGCCTTTCCAGAAGCAATGGTGGAAGTGCCAGATGGATTAGCTGAAATTATGACAAATCACCCTGGCGATCGCCATGTTCTGGCTGCTGCTGTCACAGCTAAAGCTGATATAATTGTTACCTCAAATATGAAGCATTTTCAAGCCAAGGATCTGGCTCGGTGA
- a CDS encoding helix-turn-helix domain-containing protein yields MMSKHSVLSESVISPQLEAQSIELERILSVQGSQAKLVGANGEKITIPEPIYQVLLQVVHAMASGKAISIIPQQQELTTQQAAEFLNVSRPYLIKLLEQGEIPYIKVGSHRRVRFDDLMNYKQQRDVKRDQLLTELTQMSQEAGFYE; encoded by the coding sequence ATGATGTCTAAGCATAGCGTGCTTTCAGAATCTGTAATATCTCCACAATTAGAAGCTCAATCTATCGAACTGGAGCGCATACTGAGCGTTCAAGGTTCCCAGGCAAAACTGGTAGGGGCTAACGGAGAAAAAATTACCATTCCTGAACCGATTTATCAAGTACTACTTCAAGTTGTCCACGCAATGGCATCAGGTAAGGCTATATCTATAATTCCTCAACAACAGGAATTGACTACCCAACAAGCCGCTGAATTTCTTAATGTATCACGCCCCTACCTAATCAAGTTATTAGAACAAGGTGAAATTCCTTATATTAAGGTGGGTTCACATCGACGGGTTCGTTTTGATGATTTAATGAATTACAAACAGCAGAGGGATGTGAAGCGCGATCAACTCTTAACTGAGTTAACTCAGATGAGCCAAGAAGCAGGATTCTACGAATAG